From a region of the Argiope bruennichi chromosome 8, qqArgBrue1.1, whole genome shotgun sequence genome:
- the LOC129981855 gene encoding zinc finger protein-like 1 homolog produces MGLCKCPKKKVTNQFCFEHRVNVCENCMVTNHSKCVVQSYIQWLQDSDYNPNCHICKTELAEGDCIRLTCYHVFHWDCLNKYALSMSPQTPQEGYTCPVCNGCIFPPSNVVSPVAEALRNALLNVNWARVGLGYPAIENNLLDESSHSNNVQFSPLRAASSLPLESSAKPAPININSAVSQMDMNSVRPEPYGASYTTSYTSPRKLYDATEHGHVRAPTRDHDEDKYKRRSAFEWFGRWFKSRTMHGKNRKKDPNVFYKKWMVLLVLCLIGLCTLCILFLKLGRASADSDPLLDPRFNPNIRVEDTADDTHSISDTKSKFEKNIQHDNMKELLPP; encoded by the exons atgggtCTCTGCAAGTGTCCCAAGAAAAAAGTGACAAATCAGTTTTGCTTCGAGCACCGTGTAAATGTTTGTGAAAATTGCATGGTTACAAATCATTCTAAG tgtgttgtGCAGTCTTACATTCAGTGGTTGCAAGATAGTGATTATAATCCAAATTGCCACATTTGTAAAACGGAACTTGCTGAAGGGGACTGTATTCGACTGACTTGTTATc aTGTTTTTCATTGGGATTGCTTGAACAAATATGCCCTTAGTATGTCTCCTCAAACTCCCCAAGAAGGATACACATGTCCTGTATGCAATGGTTGTATTTTCCCCCCATCAAATGTTGTTTCTCCAGTGGCCGAAGCATTGCGAAATGCTTTGCTTAATGTGAATTGGGCTAGAGTGGGTTTAGGCTATCCAGCT ATCGAAAACAACCTACTAGATGAAAGTTCTCATTCAAACAACGTCCAGTTTTCTCCTTTGAGAGCTGCTAGCTCACTTCCTCTTGAAAGTTCTGCAAAGCCTGCtccaattaatattaattcagcTGTATCTCAAATGGATATGAACAGTGTGAGACCGGAACCATATGGAGCCTCCTATACAA ctTCTTATACAAGTCCTCGCAAACTTTATGATGCTACAGAGCATGGACACGTCAGAGCACCAACAAGAGATCATGATGAAGATAAATACAAACGACGATCTGCCTTTGAGTGGTTTGGAAGATGGTTTAA gtCCCGAACAATGCATGGCAAGAATCGTAAAAAGGATCCAAATGTGTTTTATAAGAAATGGATGGTGCTTTTGGTGTTGTGTCTCATTGGTCTCTGTACCTTGTGCATTCTGTTTCTGAAGCTTGGTCGAGCTAGTGCTGATTCAGATCCCTTATTGGACCCTCGCTTTAATCCGAATATTCGAGTTGAAGACACTGCAGATGATACTCATTCTATATCGGacactaaatcaaaatttgaaaaaaatattcaacatgaCAATATGAAAGAATTATTACCTCCTTAG
- the LOC129980509 gene encoding selenoprotein N-like, giving the protein MKYIVGGIFCLISVFIYWYWDDSFVSEEFPDVKDVTGSLQNIFKELDIDQNEVLNEVEFLRMKSLYIVLQKHVHDIQSEYLIQEFPNFTIHLGEQVINVEVDFQPLNLKSMLKNISDLSEEEAGSLLGLLNWKNPFKERHPFGAKAFLSFLPPKKDAQPGFTWWIVEPKIKKNSPPLSNQRYYPPKVPQNILILHALLSLFHPHPFLWTRFQPQGTTAVIRAVEDNFYDIVFRVHAEFQLNKPPLHPFWFTPSQFQGRLIINKESSVIKFFHMEVPDTRLNVDMEWLNGPTEDSMEVDIGYIPKMSLVSSAISVPSKDEKGAHQKLSTLKWKSEITMEEALNLLELQFFPFKKVKYYNVSDAFDVASKESKLVHGIILWGNLDDQSCUGSGRTLRETALASPPILQLLEAHFISFWSTVADLEAIVKESAGSKASFFAQSCIKNYEFPVESIVFFPNGTVIHRINANVLLGLSNEQESFFEIRDPVEKNYQEFLENALLMSKTMKTET; this is encoded by the exons tcaaagaacTTGATATAGatcaaaatgaagttttaaatgaagttgaatttttaagaatgaaaagttTGTATATAGTTCTTCAAAAACATGTGCATGATATCCAATCAGAATACCTG ATACAGGAGTTTCCTAATTTTACTATACACTTAGGAGAACAAGTTATTAATGTTGAAGTTGACTTTCAACCTTTAAATTTAAAGTCTATGCTGAAGAACATTTCTGATCTGTCCGAG gaAGAAGCAGGCTCACTCCTTGGATTATTGAACTGGAAAAATCCTTTCAAAGAAAGGCATCCTTTTGGTGCAAAGGCCTTTTTATCATTTCTTCCACCTAAGAAAGATGCACAACCAGGTTTTACTTGGTGGATAGTAGagccaaaaattaagaaaaactctCCACCCTTGTCAAATCAAAGATATTATCCTCCTAAAGTTccacaaaatattcttattcttcaTGCGTTACTTAGTCTGTTTCATCCACATCCATTTCTTTGGACAAGATTTCAGCCCCAAGGTACAACAGCTGTTATACGGGCtgttgaagataatttttatgatatagttttcag AGTTCATGCTGAGTTCCAATTAAATAAGCCACCTCTTCATCCATTTTGGTTTACTCCTTCTCAATTCCAGGGCCGTTTAATTATCAACAAAGAAAgttctgttattaaatttttccacATGGAAGTTCCAGATACAAGATTAAATGTGG atATGGAATGGCTGAATGGCCCAACTGAAGACAGTATGGAAGTAGATATAGGATATATACCTAAAATGTCTTTGGTTTCATCTGCAATATCTGTACCTTCAAAAGACGAAAAGGGAGCACATCAGAAACTGTCTACTCTAAAATGGAAATCAGAAATTACAATGGAAGAAGCCTTAAATTTATTGGAATTGCAgttctttccttttaaaaaa gTAAAGTATTATAATGTATCTGATGCTTTTGATGTGGCATCAAAAGAATCAAAGCTTGTTCATGGAATTATACTATGGGGTAATCTGGATGATCAATCATGCTGAGGATCAGGGCGGACTTTACGAGAAACTGCTCTTGCAAGTCCGCCCATTTTACAACTTCTAGAAGCTCATTTCATCAGCTTCTGGTCTACAGTTGctgatttagag gCAATTGTGAAGGAAAGTGCTGGCTCTAAGGCTTCCTTTTTTGCCCaatcatgtataaaaaattatgaatttccagTTGAATCCATTGTCTTTTTTCCAAATGGAACTGTAATTCATCGAATTAATGCTAATGTCTTGTTGGGTCTTAGTAATGAACAAGAATCTTTTTTTGA aataaggGATCCAGTTGAAAAGAATTATcaggaatttttagaaaatgccttGTTGATGAGCAAAACAATGAAGACAGAAACTTAA